In Centropristis striata isolate RG_2023a ecotype Rhode Island chromosome 5, C.striata_1.0, whole genome shotgun sequence, a single genomic region encodes these proteins:
- the LOC131972051 gene encoding prostaglandin E synthase 3-like, whose product MHPATAKWYDRRDSVFIEFCVADSKDLKINFDKTKCVFSCIGGTDNVKYENEIDLFEAIDENESKHKRTDRSVLCYLIKAQPGKPWLRLTKEKAKLSWLSVDFNNWRDWEDDSDEEMGQYDQFSDMMNSMGGGEEDLPDLDGAEDDDSADSDDEKMPDLE is encoded by the exons AT GCATCCAGCAACTGCCAAGTGGTACGATAGGAGGGACTCCGTTTTTATAGAGTTCTGTGTAGCAGACAGCAAagatcttaaaatcaattttgataaaacaaagtgtgttttcag TTGTATTGGAGGAACTGACAACGTCAAATATGAGAATGAAATAGACCTTTTTGAAGCCATCGATGAAAAT GAATCCAAACATAAACGCACAGATCGCTCGGTGTTGTGCTATTTAATAAAAGCGCAGCCAGGAAAGCCGTGGCTGAGGCTAACGAAAGAGAAGGCTAAG CTGAGTTGGCTCAGTGTCGACTTCAACAACTGGAGAGACTGGGAGGACGACTCAGATGAGGAGATGGGCCAATACGACCAGTTCTCAGAT ATGATGAACAGCATGGGGGGAGGTGAGGAGGACCTGCCTGATCTAGACGGTGCAGAGGAT GATGATTCTGCAGATAGTGATGATGAGA AAATGCCAGATTTGGAATAA